One region of Budorcas taxicolor isolate Tak-1 chromosome 3, Takin1.1, whole genome shotgun sequence genomic DNA includes:
- the C3H1orf210 gene encoding type III endosome membrane protein TEMP translates to MSEANQTIVGPSEVPTASASGLGSGIRAWFVLVGVVLGAVVLSLLIALAAKCHLCRKYRVSYQHRPLPETGKGAHPEVGEDEDDDGFIEDNYIQPGFGGPETGASRDHFSL, encoded by the exons ATGAGTGAGGCAAACCAAA CCATCGTGGGGCCCTCCGAGGTCCCCACGGCATCTGCCTCTGGACTGGGCAGCGGGATCCGGGCATGGTTTGTGCTGGTAGGGGTCGTCCTGGGGGCCGTGGTCCTCTCTCTCCTCATCGCGCTTGCTGCCAAATGCCATCTCTGCCGCAAATACCGTGTCAGCTACCAGCACCGCCCACTGCCTGAAACAGGGAAGGGAGCTCACCCTGAGGTGGGCGAAGATGAGGATGATGATGGCTTCATTGAGGACAATTACATTCAGCCTGGGTTTGGTGGGCCGGAGACAGGGGCAAGCAGGGACCACTTCTCCCTCTGA
- the TMEM125 gene encoding transmembrane protein 125 codes for MSEGEAQAPRGRGLPPDVLAEQVELWWSQQPRRSALCFAVAVGLVAGCGAGGVALLSSTSSRSGEWRLAVGTALCLLALLVLVKQLMSSAVQDMNCIRQPHHVALLRSGGGADALVVLLSGLVLLVTGLTLAGLAAGPAPARPLAAMLSVGITLAASGALLLLGLLLYQVAVSGHCPPTRTAAPATRSDRRGNGSVFSISGQLSAGQRHETTSSIASLI; via the coding sequence ATGTCTGAAGGAGAGGCTCAGGCCCCACGGGGCCGGGGGCTGCCCCCTGATGTGCTGGCGGAGCAGGTGGAGCTGTGGTGGTCCCAGCAGCCGCGGCGCTCGGCGCTCTGCTTCGCCGTGGCCGTGGGCCTCGTGGCGGGCTGTGGGGCGGGCGGCGTGGCCCTGCTGTCCTCCACCAGCAGCCGCTCGGGGGAGTGGCGCCTGGCAGTGGGCACGGCGCTCTGCCTGCTGGCCCTGCTGGTCCTGGTTAAGCAGCTGATGAGCTCGGCTGTGCAGGACATGAACTGCATCCGCCAGCCTCACCACGTGGCCCTGCTGCGCAGCGGAGGAGGTGCGGACGCCCTGGTGGTACTGCTCAGCGGCCTGGTGCTGCTGGTCACCGGCCTGACGCTGGCCGGCCTGGctgccggccccgccccggcccggccgCTGGCTGCCATGCTGTCCGTGGGCATCACCCTGGCTGCCTCTGGGGCGCTCCTGCTGCTGGGCCTGCTGCTCTATCAGGTGGCTGTGAGTGGACACTGTCCCCCAACCCGCACGGCCGCCCCTGCCACCCGCAGTGACCGCAGGGGCAATGGCAGCGTCTTCAGCATCTCAGGACAGCTATCCGCCGGTCAGCGTCACGAGACCACGTCCAGTATCGCCAGCCTCATCTGA